A section of the Tamandua tetradactyla isolate mTamTet1 chromosome 4, mTamTet1.pri, whole genome shotgun sequence genome encodes:
- the RO60 gene encoding RNA-binding protein RO60 — translation MEESVNQMQPLNEKQITNSVDGYVWQVTDMNRLHRFLCFGSEGGTYYIKEQKLGLENAEALIRLIEDGRGCEVIQEIKSFSQEGRTAKQEPMLFALAICSQCSDISTKQAAFKAVSEVCRIPTHLFTFIQFKKDLKESMKCGMWGRALRKAIADWYNGKGGMALALAVTKYKQRNGWSHKDLLRLSHLKPSSEGLAIVTKYITKGWKEVHELYKDKALSVETEKLLKYLEAVEKVKRTKDELEVIHLIEEHRLVREHLLTNHLKSKEVWKALLQEMPLTALLRNLGKMTANSVLEPGNSEVSLVCEKLCNEKLLKKARIHPFHVLIALETYKTGHGLRGKLKWRPDEDILKALDTAFYKTFKTVEPTGKRFLLAVDVSASMNQRVLGSILNASTVAAAMCMVVTRTEKDSYVVAFSDEMVPYPVTADMTLQQVLMAMNQIPAGETDCSLPMIWAQKTNTAADVFIVFTDNETFAGSIHPAVALKQYRKKMDIPAKLIVCGMTSNGFTIADPDDRGMLDMCGFDTGALDVIRNFTLDVI, via the exons atggAGGAATCAGTAAACCAAATGCAACCACTGAATGAGAAACAGATAACCAATTCTGTAGATGGATATGTATGGCAGGTCACTGACATGAATCGACTTCACCGGTTCTTATGTTTTGGTTCTGAAGGTGGAACTTATTATATCAAAGAACAGAAACTGGGACTTGAAAATGCTGAAGCTTTAATTAGATTGATTGAAGATGGCAGAGGATGTGAAGTGATACAAGAAATAAAGTCATTTAGTCAAGAAGGAAGAACCGCAAAGCAAGAGCCTATGCTCTTTGCACTTGCCATTTGTTCTCAGTGTTCTGACATAAGCACAAAACAAGCAGCATTTAAAGCAGTTTCTGAAGTTTGCCGTATTCCTACACATCTCTTTACTTTTATCCAGTTTAAGAAAGATCTGAAGGAAAGTATGAAATGTGGCATGTGGGGTCGTGCCCTACGGAAGGCAATAGCAGACTGGTATAATGGAAAAGGTGGCATGGCCCTTGCTCTGGCAGTTACAAAATATAAACAGAGAAATGGCTGGTCTCACAAAGATCTGTTAAGATTGTCACATCTTAAACCTTCCAGTGAAG GACTTGCTATCGTGACCAAATATATTACAAAGGGCTGGAAAGAGGTCCATGAATTGTATAAAGATAAGGCACTTTCTGTGGAGACTGAAAAATTATTGAAGTATTTGGAGGCTGTAGAGAAAGTGAAACGCACAAAAGATGAACTGGAAGTCATTCATCTAATAGAAGAACATAGATTAGTTAGGGAACATCTTCTAACAAATCACTTAAAGTCAAAAGAG GTGTGGAAGGCTTTGTTGCAAGAAATGCCTCTTACTGCATTATTAAGGAATCTAGGAAAGATGACTGCTAATTCAGTGCTTGAACCAGGAAATTCAGAAGTATCTTTAGTATGTGAAAAACTGTGTaatgaaaaactgttaaaaaag GCTCGTATACATCCATTTCATGTTTTAATTGCATTAGAAACTTACAAAACAGGCCATGGGCTCAGAGGAAAACTGAAATGGCGCCCTGATGAAGACATTTTGAAAGCATTGGACACTGCTTTTTACAAAACATttaag acAGTTGAGCCAACTGGAAAGCGTTTCTTGCTGGCTGTTGATGTTAGTGCTTCTATGAACCAAAGAGTTTTGGGTAGTATACTCAATGCAAGTACAGTTGCTGCAGCAATGTGCATG GTTGTCACACGAACAGAAAAGGATTCTTATGTAGTTGCTTTTTCGGATGAAATGGTACCATATCCGGTCACTGCAGATATGACCTTACAGCAGGTTTTAATGGCCATGAATCAG ATCCCAGCAGGTGAAACTGATTGCTCTCTTCCAATGATATGGGCTCAGAAGACAAATACAGCTGCTGACGTCTTCATTGTATTTACTGATAATGAGACCTTTGCTGGAAGTATCCATCCTGCTGTAGCTCTGAAGCAGTATCGGAAG aaaATGGATATTCCAGCTAAATTGATTGTTTGTGGAATGACATCAAATGGTTTTACCATTGCAGACCCAGATGATAGAGGCATGTTGGATATGTGTGGTTTTGATACTGGAGCTTTGGATGTAATTCGAAATTTCACATTAGATGTGATTTAA